Proteins found in one Kitasatospora sp. NBC_00315 genomic segment:
- a CDS encoding helix-turn-helix domain-containing protein, whose translation MVSGTFAEKLDHLFRTVHPAGRGPYTLQEASEAIGAGAGEGRAGLSASAIQKLRIGTKTNPTMRTIESLARVFGVAPQYFFDDAPPAGPADPGLLAAVDVPGVRALALDAAALSQESRAAVHAMAVRLRELEAGAVTPRRGSGRSR comes from the coding sequence GTGGTCTCCGGAACCTTCGCCGAGAAGCTGGACCACCTGTTCCGCACGGTCCACCCCGCCGGCCGCGGCCCGTACACCCTTCAGGAGGCCTCCGAGGCGATCGGGGCCGGGGCGGGCGAGGGCCGGGCGGGGCTCTCGGCGAGCGCGATCCAGAAGCTGCGGATCGGGACCAAGACGAATCCGACGATGCGCACGATCGAGAGCCTCGCCCGTGTCTTCGGCGTCGCCCCGCAGTACTTCTTCGACGACGCGCCGCCCGCCGGGCCGGCCGACCCCGGGCTCCTGGCGGCCGTGGACGTGCCGGGGGTGCGGGCCCTGGCCCTCGACGCGGCCGCCCTGTCCCAGGAGAGCCGCGCCGCGGTGCACGCCATGGCGGTGCGGCTGCGCGAGCTGGAGGCCGGCGCGGTCACGCCTCGGCGAGGATCAGGGCGCTCTCGATGA